The following proteins are encoded in a genomic region of Candidatus Aminicenantes bacterium:
- a CDS encoding rubrerythrin, translating into MDIFAVALEFEKESEQYYRDLAERCDQPGLKQILNMLADDEVKHFHVVSAMRDGSHPEMPETEILPRAKNRFSALKNISADLCYDSDEIELYRKALAKENQAEQFYREQAGAANDPENSELLHRLADEERRHRFLIENMIEFLHRPQRWVEDAEFNHLEEY; encoded by the coding sequence ATGGATATTTTTGCAGTGGCCCTGGAATTCGAAAAGGAAAGTGAACAATACTACCGCGATCTGGCCGAACGCTGTGACCAGCCCGGGCTGAAACAGATCCTGAACATGTTGGCGGACGACGAAGTCAAGCACTTTCACGTGGTCAGCGCCATGCGCGACGGCAGTCACCCGGAAATGCCGGAAACCGAGATACTGCCAAGAGCAAAGAACCGCTTCTCCGCCTTGAAAAACATCTCGGCTGATCTTTGCTACGATTCCGATGAAATCGAATTGTACCGCAAGGCGCTGGCCAAGGAAAACCAGGCGGAGCAATTCTACCGCGAACAGGCCGGCGCCGCCAATGACCCCGAAAACTCCGAACTGTTGCACCGCCTGGCGGATGAAGAACGCCGCCACCGCTTCCTGATCGAGAACATGATCGAATTTCTTCACCGCCCCCAAAGATGGGTGGAGGACGCCGAGTTCAATCACTTAGAAGAGTACTGA
- a CDS encoding TrkA family potassium uptake protein — protein sequence MKKFAIIGLSSFGINLALTLAKHSDVEVIAIDEDERKVNQIKDLVTRPITMDGTNRENLESIGIKEMDCVVVSMGPSLEPSIIAVHLLKELGARKIIAKALSEDHEKILTLVGATEVSYPERDVARKIGSRLRFDNLLDYLPIESGFMIQEIAPPDSFVGKTLAEIHLRKKYNVTVIAIKSLIPEETHINPGADFVVKESDILLVFGTEGDISKLHKRLNNSR from the coding sequence ATGAAGAAATTCGCCATCATCGGCCTGAGCAGTTTCGGCATCAACCTCGCTCTCACACTGGCCAAACATTCCGATGTTGAAGTGATCGCCATCGACGAAGATGAACGCAAGGTCAACCAGATCAAGGACCTGGTCACCCGCCCCATCACCATGGACGGCACGAACCGGGAGAACCTGGAATCGATCGGCATCAAGGAAATGGATTGCGTGGTGGTCTCCATGGGGCCAAGCCTCGAACCCAGCATTATCGCCGTTCACCTGCTCAAGGAACTCGGCGCCCGCAAAATCATCGCCAAGGCGTTGTCGGAAGACCACGAAAAAATTCTCACCCTGGTGGGCGCCACCGAAGTTTCGTATCCGGAACGGGATGTGGCCCGCAAGATCGGCTCACGCCTGCGTTTTGACAACCTTTTGGACTACCTGCCCATTGAATCGGGTTTCATGATCCAGGAGATCGCCCCCCCGGACTCCTTTGTGGGCAAAACCCTGGCGGAAATCCACCTGCGCAAGAAGTACAACGTCACGGTGATCGCCATCAAGTCCCTGATTCCCGAGGAAACCCATATCAATCCCGGGGCTGATTTCGTGGTCAAGGAGAGCGATATCCTGCTGGTTTTCGGAACCGAGGGCGATATTTCAAAACTGCACAAACGCTTGAACAACTCCCGTTGA